A window of Choristoneura fumiferana chromosome 8, NRCan_CFum_1, whole genome shotgun sequence contains these coding sequences:
- the LOC141430731 gene encoding LOW QUALITY PROTEIN: myosin IA heavy chain-like (The sequence of the model RefSeq protein was modified relative to this genomic sequence to represent the inferred CDS: inserted 1 base in 1 codon; deleted 1 base in 1 codon) gives MATLGLSKVFILDKYFTELQKFWETEKKLQDASSSNEAVHLQRRLLSLSSELVTLRNHLHVGAAAGAGAGAGAAAGAAAGAGKPGTPQPAVPPRAPHLLPPPVPLAPPPAHPAHPLPLPADSRWRGGCPPAPAPPVAGAAPGAGAGAVPAGDVDDLIHLRGPLTEDAVVRALQARFYQNKFYTWIGPILVALNGYTDCGNALTLSAARAQRPELARLVHDAVRQQADTGYPQAIILSGTRVGSGKTYASMVLLRRLFDVAGGGPETDAFKHLAAAFTVLRSLGAAATAANAHASRIGHFIEVQVTDGALYRTKIHCYFLEQTRVVRPPPGERNYHIFYQLLAGLAPDERAALRLDGLAAADLRYLAGAGAAPRRPDPDDAPRFLAWKSCLGILGIPFLDVVRVLAAVLLLGNVQFAEGADGSAEPAADGALAAAAALLGVAAPALQRGLTTRAAARGRGAARAPATPXAAAAARDALAKALYCRTVATIVRRANSLKRLGSTLGTLSSDSNESVHNQEAASRRAGAARGGAGRAGAKSMAALNDAVRHATDGFVGILDMFGFEDAAPSRLEHLCANLCAETMQHFYNTHVFKSAAESCREEAVPAALEVDYVDNVPCIDLVSSLRGGLLAALDAECACAARGSPDQYVARIKAAHRYVPAALALLTL, from the exons ATGGCCACGCTCGGCCTCTCCAAGGTGTTCATCCTCGACAAGTACTTCACCGAGCTGCAGAAGTTCTGGGAGACGGAGAAGAAGCTGCAAG ACGCGTCGTCGTCGAACGAAGCGGTGCACCTGCAGCGGCGGCTTCTGAGCCTGAGCTCGGAGCTGGTGACGCTCCGCAACCACTTGCACGtgggcgcggcggcgggggcgggcgcgggcgcgggcgcggcggcgggggcggcggcgggcgcgggcaaGCCGGGCACGCCGCAGCCGGCcgtgccgccgcgcgcgcctcACCTGCTGCCGCCGCCGGTCCCGCtggcgccgccgcccgcgcacccTGCTCATCCTCTGCCGCTGCCTGCAG ACAGCCGATGGCGCGGCGGCTGCCccccggcgccggcgccgccggtCGCGGGCGCGGCCCCGGgtgccggcgcgggcgcggtgCCCGCCGGAGACGTCGATGACCTGATCCACCTGCGCGGTCCGCTCACGGAGGACGCGGTGGTCCGCGCGCTGCAGGCACGCTTCTATCAAAATAAGTTCTAC ACGTGGATCGGGCCGATCCTGGTGGCGCTGAACGGGTACACGGACTGCGGCAACGCGCTGACGCtgtcggcggcgcgcgcgcagcggcccGAGCTGGCGCGCCTCGTGCACGACGCCGTGCGCCAGCAGGCCGACACCGGCTACCCGCAGGCCATCATCCTGTCCGGTAC GCGTGTCGGGTCGGGCAAGACGTACGCGTCGATGGTGCTGCTGCGGCGGCTGTTCGACGTGGCGGGCGGCGGGCCCGAGACGGACGCGTTCAAGCACCTGGCGGCCGCCTTCACCGTGCTGCGGTCGCTGggcgccgccgccaccgccgccaaCGCGCACGCCTCGCGCATCGGACACTTCATCGAGGTGCAGGTCACGGACGGCGCGCTCTACCGCACCAAGATCCACTGCTACTTCCTGGAGCAGACGCGCGTGGTGCGGCCGCCGCCCGGCGAGCGCAACTACCACATCTTCTACCAGCTGCTGGCCGGCCTGGCGCCCGACGAGCGCGCCGCGCTGCGTCTGGACGGGCTGGCCGCGGCCGACCTGCGGTACctcgccggcgccggcgccgcgccgcgccgccccgaCCCCGACGACGCGCCGCGCTTCCTCGCCTGGAAGAGCTGCCTCGGCATCCTCGGCATCCCCTTCCTGGACGTGGTGCGCGTGCTGGCCGCCGTGCTGCTGCTCGGCAACGTGCAGTTCGCGGAGGGCGCGGACGGGTCCGCCGAGCCGGCCGCCGACGGCGcgctggccgccgccgccgcgctgctgggCGTGGCCGCGCCGGCGCTGCAGCGCGGGCTGACGACGCGCGCGGCGGCCCGCGGGCGCGGGGCGGCGCGCGCCCCCGCCACGC CCGCCGCGGCGGCCGCGCGCGACGCGCTGGCCAAGGCGCTGTACTGCCGCACCGTGGCCACGATCGTGCGGCGCGCCAACTCGCTCAAGCGGCTCGGCTCCACGCTGGGCACGCTCTCGTCGGACTCCAACGAGTCCGTGCACAACCAGGAGGCGGCGTCGcggcgcgcgggcgcggcgcggggggGCGCA GGCCGCGCGGGCGCCAAGTCCATGGCGGCGCTGAACGACGCGGTGCGCCACGCCACGGACGGCTTCGTGGGCATCCTGGACATGTTCGGGTTCGAGGACGCGGCGCCGAGCCGGCTGGAGCACCTGTGCGCCAACCTGTGCGCGGAGACGATGCAGCACTTCTACAACACGCACGTGTTCAAGTCGGCGGCCGAGTCGTGCCGCGAGGAGGCCGTGCCCGCCGCGCTCGAGGTGGACTACGTCGACAACGTGCCGTGCATCGACCTGGTGTCGTCGCTGCGCGGCGGGCTGCTGGCCGCGCTGGACGCCGAGTGCGCGTGCGCGGCCAGAGGCTCGCCCGACCAGTACGTCGCCAGGATCAAGGCCGCTCACAGGTACGTGCCCGCCGCACTCGCGCTACTAACTCTATAA